A genomic region of Gadus macrocephalus chromosome 5, ASM3116895v1 contains the following coding sequences:
- the LOC132457566 gene encoding otoferlin-like: MKRSKHRAHKEKSGDEPAVLETESLFMGGQDPDTVSLASVTAVCTNVSNKRSKPDIKMEPSAGRPMDYQVSVTVVEARQLVGLNMDPVVCVEIGDDKKYTSMKESTNCPYYNEYFVFDFHVPPDVMFDKILKLSVIHSKNLLRSGTLVGSFKMDVGTIYTQPEHQFYHKWAALSDPEDITAGCKGYIKCDIAVVGKGDNIKTPHKANESDEDDIEGNLLLPEGVPAERQWARYYLKIYRAEGLPRMNTSIMANVKKAFIGDNKDLVDPYIQVQFAGQKGKTTIQKSSYEPIWNEQIVFTEMFPPLCKRMKLQLRDADKVNDVAIGTHFLDLRKISNEGEKGFLPTLGPAWVNMYGSTRDYTLMDEYQELNEGLGEGVSFRARLLISLGLELLDTSSPEITCSTEVQVEGVPNISESATGKVEEFFLFGSFLEATMIDRKIGDKPISFEVTIGNYGNETDGVYKPKGKGRKGSGDEEESELIQNSSDEEIDDDPDLAAVASTPPMKPVITDRNYFHLPYFERKPCIYIKSWWQDHRRRLYNANIIDHLADKLEEGLNDVQEIIKTEKAYPERRLRGVLEELSIGCSQYLALANKDQSQSGRTRLDRERLKLCLAEVESIGQQAKTMRSQVKKSTVRDKIKLAQNFLLKLRFMAEEPQHSVPDVFIWMLSNGKRMAYARVPSKDILFSSVDEETGKECGKVKTVFLRIPGKKGFGPAGWTVQAKLEVYLWLGLNRQRKDYLSGLPNGFEENKLSRPGLPPSPPISLTYMMKQIFQLRVHMYQARSLFAADSTGLSDPFARVFFSTQSQVTEVLAETLCPTWDQLMVFENVELFGTAVELRDDPPIIVIEIYDQDTVGKADFMGRTFAKPVVKMADEHYGPPRFPPQLEYYQIYRGNCTAGEMLAAFELLQIGPNGKADLPPIDGPTDFDRGPILPVPLGIRPVLSKYRIEVLFWGLRDLKRVNLAQVDRPRVDIECAGKGVQSALIPNYKKNPNFSTLVKWFEVDLPENELLHPPLNIRVVDCRAFGRYTLVGSHAVTSMRKFIYRPPDKQANNWSSSEEIVVVSLEPEQNFKKMDTVVKLDSGSDAVIKVEDDDGKGKKKKRKKGGEDPEEDELDESMLDWWSKYFVSIETLTETLRSQETALSDSEDKDDMDITEGGEIKPDDFPVKAKRGKKKKKSTETPERKKPKLDELKVYPKELEAEFGNFEDWLHVFNLYRGKSGDDEDQNMADEDRLIGKFKGSLCMYKVPLSEDFSRESGFDASMGMFQNIPHNDPINVLVRVYVIRATDLHPADINGKADPYIAIKLGKSDIKDKENYISKQLNPLFGKSFDIEATFPMDSTLTVSIFDWDMVGTDDLIGETRIDLENRYFSKHRATCGVASNYAIHGYNVWRDPMKPSHVLAKLCKEGKLDGPHYGPGGRVKVANRVFMAGTEIEDDNGLKKPTEEHLALTVLRHWEDIPKVGCKLIPEHVETRPLLHPDKPGIEQGRIEMWVDMFPKEMTAPGPALDISPRKPKKFELRVIIWNTDEVVLEDDDIFTGEKSSDIFVRGWLKGQQEDKQDTDVHYHSITGEGNFNWRFVYPFDYLMAEEKIVISKKESMFAWDETEYKIPARLNLQVWDADHFSADDFLGAIELDLNRFPRGAKTPKQCTIEMVTNEAEMPMVSIFKQKRIKGWWPFVARNEEDEFELTGKVEAELHLMTGEEAEKGPVGEGRNEPEPLEKPNRPDIALLWFLTPFKAIKNLLCNQYRWLTIKIVTALLLLALFGVFLYNMPGYMVKKMLGA, from the exons ATGAAGCGCAGTAAGCACCGTGCACACAAGGAGAAGAGCGGAG ATGAACCGGCTGTTCTGGAGACGGAGTCCCTGTTCATGGGAGGCCAGGATCCGGACACGGTGTCGCTGGCCTCCGTCACCGCCGTCTGCACCAACGTCTCCAACAAGAG ATCAAAGCCAGACATTAAGATGGAGCCCAGTGCGGGGAGACCCATGGATTACCAA GTGAGCGTGACGGTGGTAGAGGCCAGGCAGCTTGTGGGCCTGAACATGGAcccggtggtgtgtgtggagatcGGCGATGACAAGAAGTACACGTCCATGAAGGAGTCCACCAACTGCCCGTACTACAATGAG tacTTTGTGTTTGACTTCCACGTGCCCCCAGACGTCATGTTCGACAAAATCTTGAAGTTGTCT GTCATTCATTCCAAAAACCTCCTGCGCAGTGGTACACTGGTGGGGTCATTCAAAATGGACGTTGGCACTATCTACACTCAACCAG AACATCAGTTTTACCATAAATGGGCAGCTCTATCGGACCCCGAAGACATCACGGCCGGATGTAAGGGCTACATTAAGTGTGACATCGCCGTCGTGGGGAAAGGAGACAACATCAAAACTCCACACAAGGCCAACGAGTCGGATGAAGATGACATCGAAGG TAATCTGCTGCTCCCAGAGGGGGTTCCTGCGGAGCGCCAGTGGGCGCGGTACTACCTGAAGATCTACCGGGCCGAGGGGCTGCCTAGGATGAACACCAGCATCATGGCCAACGTGAAGAAGGCCTTCATAGGGGACAACAAGGACCTGGTGGACCCCTACATACAAGTGCAGTTCGCTGGGCAGAAG GGCAAGACCACGATTCAGAAGAGCAGCTATGAGCCCATCTGGAACGAGCAGATTGTTTTCACTGAGATGTTTCCCCCGCTGTGCAAGCGGATGAAACTCCAACTCCGGGACGCGGATAAGGTCAACGACGTTGCCATAGGAACGCACTTCCTGGATCTGCGCAAAATTTCAAACGAAGGAGAGAAAG GCTTCCTCCCCACGCTGGGGCCCGCCTGGGTCAACATGTACGGCTCCACCCGGGACTACACCCTGATGGACGAGTACCAGGAGCTGAACGAGGGCCTGGGGGAGGGCGTGTCCTTCAGGGCCCGGCTGCTCATCAGCCTGGGCCTGGAGCTGCTGGACACCTCCTCGCCCGAGATCACCTGCTCCACCGAGGTGCAGGTGGAGGGCGTGCCCAACATCTCCGAG TCCGCCACAGGCAAGGTGGAGGAGTTCTTCCTCTTCGGTTCCTTCCTGGAGGCCACCATGATCGACAGGAAGATCGGCGACAAACCCATCAGTTTTGAAGTCACAATAG GGAACTACGGCAACGAAACTGACGGGGTGTACAAGCCCAAGGgcaaggggaggaaggggagcggCGATGAGGAGGAGTCTGAGCTGATCCAGAACTCCAGCGACGAGGAGATTGATGACGACCCAGACCTGGCCGCCGTGGCGTCCACGCCCCCCATGAAGCCCGTCATCACGGACAG GAACTACTTCCACCTGCCGTACTTTGAGAGGAAGCCCTGCATCTACATCAAGAGCTGGTGGCAGGACCACCGGAGGCGGCTGTACAACGCCAACATCATAGACCACCTGGCAGACAAACTG gaggaggggctgaacGATGTGCAGGAGATCATCAAGACGGAGAAGGCCTACCCAGAACGCAGACTCCGCGGAGTCCTGGAGGAGCTGAGCATTGGATGCAG TCAGTATTTGGCCCTGGCCAACAAGGACCAGAGCCAGTCAGGCAGAACCAGGTTGGACCGGGAGAGACTGAAGCTGTGCTTGGCTGAAGTG GAGAGCATCGGCCAGCAGGCCAAGACCATGAGGTCTCAGGTGAAGAAGAGCACCGTGAGAGATAAGATCAAGCTGGCTCAGAACTTCCTGCTGAAGCTGCGCTTCATGGCCGAGGAG CCCCAGCACAGCGTCCCAGACGTGTTCATCTGGATGCTGAGCAACGGGAAGCGCATGGCCTACGCCCGCGTGCCCTCCAAGGACATCCTGTTCTCCAGCGTGGACGAGGAGACCGGCAAGGAGTGCGGCAAGGTCAAGACGGTGTTCCTCAGG ATCCCGGGTAAGAAGGGCTTTGGCCCGGCGGGCTGGACAGTGCAGGCCAAGCTTGAGGTGTACCTGTGGCTGGGCCTCAACCGCCAGCGGAAGGACTACCTGAGTGGCCTGCCCAACGGCTTCGAGGAGAACAAGCTGTCCAGGCCCGGCCTGCCGCCCTCACCCCCCATCAGCCTCACCTACATga TGAAGCAGATCTTCCAGCTGAGGGTGCACATGTACCAGGCCCGGAGCCTCTTCGCCGCAGACAGCACCGGCCTGTCTGACCCCTTCGCCAGGGTCTTCTTCTCCACACAGAGCCAGGTCACGGAG GTGTTGGCTGAGACCCTGTGCCCCACCTGGGACCAGCTGATGGTGTTTGAGAACGTGGAGCTGTTCGGCACGGCGGTGGAGCTGAGGGACGACCCGCCCATCATCGTCATTGAGATCTACGACCAGGACACGGTG GGGAAGGCCGACTTCATGGGCCGAACCTTCGCCAAGCCCGTGGTCAAGATGGCCGACGAGCACTACGGCCCGCCGCGCTTCCCGCCCCAGCTGGAGTACTACCAGATCTACCGCGGGAACTGCACCGCCGGGGAGATGCTCGCCGCCTTTGAGCTGctgcag ATCGGCCCCAACGGGAAGGCCGACCTGCCTCCCATCGACGGCCCCACCGACTTCGACCGCGGGCCCATTCTGCCCGTGCCCCTGGGCATCCGGCCCGTCCTCAGCAAGTACCGCATCGAG GTGCTGTTCTGGGGCCTGAGGGACCTGAAGAGGGTCAACCTGGCCCAGGTGGACCGGCCCCGTGTGGACATAGAGTGTGCCGGCAAGGGGGTCCAGTCGGCCCTCATCCCAAACTACAAGAAAAACCCCAACTTCAGCACCCTCGTCAAGTGGTTCGAAGTG GACCTCCCGGAGAACGAGCTGCTCCACCCCCCTCTCAACATCCGGGTGGTGGACTGCCGGGCGTTCGGCCGCTACACCCTCGTGGGCTCCCACGCCGTCACCAGCATGCGCAAGTTCATCTACAGACCCCCCGACAAGCAGGCCAACAACTGGTCCTCCTCGG AGGAAATAGTTGTGGTCAGTTTGGAACCAGAGCAGAACTTCAAGAAGATGGACACTGTGGTGAAGCTGGACTCA GGTTCAGATGCAGTGATCAAAGTTGAG GATGATGATGGAAAaggcaagaagaagaagaggaagaagggcGGGGAGGACCCTGAGGAGGACGAGCTGGACGAGAGCATGCTGGACTGGTGGTCCAAGTACTTTGTCTCCATTGAGACCTTGACGGAG ACTCTCAGGTCCCAGGAGACGGCTCTCTCTGACTCAGAGGACAAGGATGACATGGACATCACAGAGGGTGGAG AGATCAAACCGGATGATTTCCCCGTAAAAGCcaagagagggaagaagaagaagaagtccaCTGAGACACCAGAGAGGAAGAAGCCCAAGCTGGACGAGCTCAAG GTCTACCCAAAGGAGCTAGAGGCGGAATTTGGCAACTTCGAGGACTGGCTCCATGTTTTCAACCTGTACAGAGGGAAGAGTGGCGACGATGAAGACCAGAATATGGCAGATGAGGACAGACTCATAGGGAAGTTCAAA GGGTCACTCTGCATGTACAAAGTGCCATTGTCCGAAGACTTCAGCAGAGAGTCGGGCTTTGACGCAAGCATGGGCATGTTTCAGAACATCCCGCACAACGATCCAATCAACGTCCTTGTCAGGGTCTATGTCATCAGG GCCACCGATCTGCATCCAGCAGACATAAATGGAAAAGCCGACCCCTACATTGCCATAAAACTGGGAAAGTCTGACATCAAAGACAAGGAGAACTACATATCAAAACAGCTGAATCCGTTGTTTGGCAA GTCGTTCGACATCGAAGCCACGTTCCCGATGGACTCCACCCTGACGGTGTCCATCTTTGACTGGGACATGGTGGGAACCGACGACCTCATCGGGGAAACCAGGATCGACCTGGAGAACCGCTACTTCAGCAAACACAGGGCCACGTGCGGCGTGGCCTCCAACTACGCCAT CCACGGCTACAATGTGTGGCGGGATCCCATGAAGCCATCCCATGTCCTGGCTAAGCTCTGCAAAGAGGGCAAGTTGGACGGGCCTCACTACGGGCCCGGGGGTCGGGTGAAGGTCGCCAATCGAGTGTTCATGGCTGGCACCGAGATAGAGGATGACAACG GTTTGAAGAAGCCGACCGAGGAGCACCTTGCCCTGACGGTGTTGAGGCACTGGGAGGACATTCCAAAAGTGGGCTGCAAACTGATCCCCGAGCATGTAGAAACccggcccctcctccaccctgataAGCCCGGGATCGAACAG GGGAGGATCGAAATGTGGGTGGACATGTTCCCTAAAGAGATGACTGCCCCTGGACCCGCCCTCGACATATCACCACGGAAGCCAAAGAA gttTGAACTGAGGGTGATCATCTGGAACACAGATGAGGTTGTGTTGGAGGACGATGACATCTTCACCGGGGAGAAGTCCAGTGACATCTTTGTACGAGG CTGGCTGAAGGGCCAGCAGGAGGACAAGCAGGACACCGACGTCCACTACCACTCAATCACCGGCGAGGGCAACTTCAACTGGCGCTTCGTCTACCCCTTCGACTACCTGATGGCCGAGGAGAAGATCGTCATCTCCAAGAAGGAGTCCATGTTCGCCTGGGACGAGACGGAGTACAAGATCCCGGCCCGCCTCAATCTCCAAGTGTGGGATGCCGACCACTTCTCTGCGGACGACTTCTTAG GCGCCATCGAGCTGGACCTGAACCGCTTCCCTCGGGGCGCCAAGACCCCCAAGCAGTGCACCATTGAGATGGTGACCAACGAGGCCGAGATGCCCATGGTGTCCATCTTCAAGCAGAAGAGGATCAAAGGATGGTGGCCCTTTGTGGCCAGAAACGAGGAGGACGAGTTTGAACTGACA GGCAAGGTGGAGGCGGAGCTGCACCTCATGACCGGGGAGGAGGCCGAGAAAGGTCCTGTTGGGGAGGGACGCAATGAACCAGAACCACTGGAGAAACCCAA CCGGCCAGACATCGCTCTCCTCTGGTTCCTCACCCCCTTCAAAGCCATTAAAAACCTGCTGTGCAACCAGTACAGGTGGCTGACCATCAAGATCGTCACGGCGCTGCTCCTGTTGGCCCTATTTGGCGTCTTCCTCTACAACATGCCCGGCTACATGGTTAAGAAGATGCTAGGGGCGTAG